The following coding sequences lie in one Silene latifolia isolate original U9 population chromosome 5, ASM4854445v1, whole genome shotgun sequence genomic window:
- the LOC141654942 gene encoding uncharacterized protein LOC141654942, whose amino-acid sequence MSLLSLNCRGLGNPDAVGGLRNLLRRDAPAIAFLCETKLSSMEFRRVRACFNDYDGVEVDSVGQSGGLAFMWKNNVICNFRSSSVHHIDFDVTLDNKTWRVTGFYGWPALSDRHLSWELLRILGKNYDGPWVCMGDFNEILYATEMLGGERAQWQMNNFRDVVDDCGLRDVSFEGLAYTYDNGQAGLANRQFRLDRAMANEAWFD is encoded by the coding sequence ATGAGTCTGTTGAGCCTTAACTGCAggggcttgggcaaccccgaTGCAGTAGGCGGTCTTCGAAACCTTCTTAGGAGGGATGCCCCTGCTATTGCTTTTTTATGCGAGACGAAGCTTAGCAGTATGGAATTTAGGAGAGTTAGGGCATGCTTTAATGATTATGATGGGGTGGAAGTGGATAGTGTGGGACAGTCGGGGGGTCTTGCTTTTATGTGGAAAAATAATGTTATTTGTAATTTCCGTTCTTCGTCTGTGCACCATATCGATTTTGATGTTACTTTAGATAATAAAACTTGGAGGGTGACGGGGTTCTATGGTTGGCCGGCTTTGAGTGATAGGCACCTCTCGTGGGAACTCTTGCGCATTCTAGGTAAGAATTATGATGGGCCTTGGGTGTGTATGGGAGATTTTAATGAAATACTCTATGCCACGGAGATGCTTGGGGGTGAGAGAGCGCAATGGCAAATGAACAACTTCAGGGATGTCGTTGATGATTGTGGTTTGAGAGATGTTTCCTTTGAAGGGTTGGCTTACACCTATGATAATGGGCAGGCTGGTTTGGCAAATAGACAATTTCGGTTGGATAGAGCGATGGCCAATGAAGCATGGTTTGACTAA